One segment of Halococcus saccharolyticus DSM 5350 DNA contains the following:
- a CDS encoding tyrosine-type recombinase/integrase, with product MSETPDTTADTDAQRAALGAAFGRSADPLAEFASTFEQANVDPFELFDADILGARNLAVGSRNKYLTAFRHWREHMAREGRHPACPNEQHVKAFIHRERTERGNNDETTKMKLQKLNAAYEYWAEDPQFPHPHDYNPFKLARSKVAFDGPDRKEPPRLPIDDLRDVVGDVAHLRDRAVIVTQLKLGLRAGELRNIKLPEVSVENEAVRKHYPDLGTHPMLDGRKNTVYIPHNREGNKSKRPRVLPLDDETRRALFYYLLARPDNGEPWMFLAPEQHTQMKRKTVNALWKKAFHPEYDETEHHRAVTSHFGRHRFTTFWRVEQDVNIDLIHYMRGDVVGGSPMDDDRGAMNYYIHTYYEDIEQLYRERMFTLNF from the coding sequence ATGAGCGAAACGCCCGACACGACGGCAGATACCGACGCACAACGGGCGGCACTCGGGGCGGCGTTCGGACGGTCAGCCGACCCGCTCGCCGAGTTCGCATCTACATTCGAACAGGCGAACGTTGACCCCTTTGAGCTGTTCGACGCCGACATACTCGGCGCGCGAAATCTCGCCGTAGGGTCGCGGAACAAGTATCTGACAGCGTTCCGCCACTGGCGCGAGCACATGGCCCGGGAGGGGCGTCACCCGGCGTGCCCGAACGAACAGCACGTCAAGGCGTTCATCCACCGCGAGCGTACCGAGCGGGGAAACAACGACGAGACGACGAAAATGAAGTTGCAGAAATTGAACGCCGCCTACGAATACTGGGCGGAGGACCCCCAGTTCCCGCACCCACACGATTACAACCCGTTCAAGCTCGCGCGGTCGAAAGTGGCATTTGACGGGCCGGATCGGAAGGAACCGCCGCGCCTCCCGATTGATGACCTCCGTGACGTGGTGGGCGACGTGGCACACCTCCGCGACCGCGCGGTAATCGTCACGCAGCTAAAGCTCGGGCTTCGAGCCGGTGAGCTTCGGAACATCAAGCTGCCGGAGGTGAGCGTCGAGAACGAGGCAGTCCGCAAGCACTATCCCGACCTCGGGACTCACCCGATGCTCGACGGGCGCAAAAACACGGTCTACATCCCACACAACCGCGAGGGGAACAAATCGAAGCGCCCGCGTGTGCTCCCGCTCGATGACGAGACGCGGCGTGCGCTATTCTACTACCTGCTCGCCCGTCCTGACAACGGTGAGCCGTGGATGTTCCTCGCGCCGGAGCAGCACACGCAAATGAAGCGGAAGACCGTCAATGCGTTGTGGAAAAAGGCGTTTCATCCGGAATACGATGAAACGGAGCACCACCGCGCCGTTACGTCACACTTCGGTCGTCATCGGTTCACCACCTTTTGGCGGGTTGAGCAGGACGTGAACATCGACCTAATCCACTACATGCGGGGGGACGTGGTAGGTGGCTCACCGATGGACGACGACCGCGGAGCGATGAACTACTACATCCACACGTACTACGAGGACATCGAACAGCTATACCGTGAACGCATGTTTACGCTCAATTTCTGA